In Streptomyces sp. 840.1, one DNA window encodes the following:
- a CDS encoding TetR/AcrR family transcriptional regulator, with translation MATSTAATPARPMRADARRNYDRLLAEARTAFAEHGTTASLEDVARRAGVGIGTLYRHFPTRHALMSAVFQEAVADLIARSRELAGAERPCDALVEWLGTIITHAGEYRGLAQALMSTCRDETSALSRCSVPMRRAGSVLLARAQAGGAVRANVSIDDLMQLTNAIALAAEQSPDDPGLADRLLTLTVQGLGAAHPGPSVD, from the coding sequence ATGGCGACGAGCACTGCAGCGACACCGGCCCGGCCCATGCGCGCCGACGCGCGCCGCAATTACGACCGGCTGCTGGCCGAGGCCCGTACCGCCTTCGCTGAGCACGGCACGACGGCGTCCCTGGAGGATGTCGCGAGGCGCGCGGGGGTGGGGATCGGCACCCTGTACCGGCACTTCCCGACCCGGCACGCGCTGATGAGCGCCGTCTTCCAGGAGGCGGTGGCCGATCTGATCGCCCGCTCCCGGGAACTGGCCGGGGCGGAGCGGCCGTGCGACGCGCTGGTGGAGTGGCTGGGCACGATCATCACTCATGCGGGTGAGTACCGCGGGCTGGCGCAGGCCCTCATGTCGACCTGCCGGGACGAGACTTCGGCGCTGTCCCGGTGCAGTGTGCCGATGCGCCGGGCGGGTTCGGTCCTGCTGGCCCGTGCGCAGGCGGGCGGGGCGGTGCGGGCGAACGTGTCCATCGACGATCTGATGCAGCTCACCAACGCGATCGCGTTGGCCGCCGAGCAGTCGCCCGACGATCCGGGCCTGGCGGACCGGCTGCTGACACTGACGGTGCAGGGACTGGGCGCGGCACATCCGGGCCCCTCCGTGGACTGA
- a CDS encoding DeoR/GlpR family DNA-binding transcription regulator → MFAAERRQLILEMVRANGAVSLRELARVVQTSEVTVRRDVRALEAEGLLDRRHGGAVLPGGFTRESGFPQKSHLATAEKTAIADLAAGLVEEGEAIVVGAGTTTQELARRLARVPGLTVVTNSLLVAQALAHANRVEVVMTGGTLRGSNYALVGSGAEQSLQGLRVSRAFLSGSGLTAERGLSTSNMLSASVDRALVQAAGEVVVLADHTKLGSDTMFQTVPTDLITRLVTDEPAAHDDRAAAELQALADQGVQIAVAGPSGAPAPASSDQGASGRGNRRDMPLPGQRRTHGGGPQPLRGSAVLAEQGQADRARVADLRRR, encoded by the coding sequence GTGTTCGCTGCAGAACGTCGTCAATTGATCCTCGAAATGGTGCGCGCCAACGGGGCGGTATCGCTCCGTGAGCTCGCCCGCGTCGTCCAGACCTCCGAAGTGACCGTACGGCGGGACGTGCGGGCACTGGAGGCAGAAGGACTCCTCGACCGCCGGCACGGCGGTGCGGTCTTGCCGGGCGGTTTTACGCGGGAGTCCGGCTTTCCGCAGAAATCCCATCTCGCCACCGCGGAGAAGACGGCCATCGCCGATCTGGCCGCAGGTCTCGTCGAAGAGGGCGAGGCCATCGTGGTCGGCGCCGGTACGACCACGCAGGAGCTGGCCCGCCGGCTCGCGCGGGTCCCCGGTCTGACCGTGGTCACCAACTCGCTGCTCGTCGCCCAGGCCCTGGCCCACGCCAACCGGGTGGAAGTGGTGATGACCGGGGGCACCCTGCGCGGCTCCAACTACGCGCTGGTGGGCAGCGGGGCCGAGCAGTCGCTCCAGGGGCTGCGGGTCTCGCGGGCGTTCCTGTCCGGGAGCGGCCTCACCGCCGAGCGCGGGCTCTCCACGTCCAACATGCTCTCCGCGAGCGTGGACCGGGCCCTGGTCCAGGCGGCCGGGGAGGTGGTGGTCCTGGCCGATCACACCAAGCTCGGCTCCGACACCATGTTCCAGACGGTGCCGACCGACCTCATCACCCGGCTCGTGACGGACGAACCGGCCGCGCACGACGACCGCGCGGCGGCCGAGCTGCAGGCCCTGGCGGACCAGGGGGTGCAGATCGCGGTGGCGGGCCCCTCGGGCGCCCCGGCCCCGGCCTCGTCCGACCAGGGGGCATCCGGGCGGGGCAACCGCCGGGACATGCCCCTGCCGGGGCAGCGGCGCACGCACGGGGGCGGGCCGCAGCCGTTACGGGGTTCCGCGGTGCTGGCGGAGCAGGGTCAGGCGGACCGGGCACGGGTGGCGGACCTGCGCCGCCGGTAG
- a CDS encoding NAD(P)H-quinone dehydrogenase, giving the protein MTRIVIIGGGPGGYEAALVGAQLGAEVTVVDCDGLGGASVLTDCVPSKTLIATAEVMTTFDSSYEELGIIVADDTPHLEQAARVVGVDLGKVNRRVKRLALAQSHDITASVTRAGARVMRGRGRLEGLQAADGSRSVVVTAADGTEETLTADAVLIATGGHPREIPDALPDGERILNWTQVYDLDELPEELIVVGSGVTGAEFAGAYQALGSRVTLVSSRDRVLPGEDPDAAAVLEDVFRRRGMNVMARSRAQSAKRVGDRVEVTLADGRVISGSHCLMAVGAIPNSAGMGLEEAGVRLKDSGHIWTDKVSRTSAPGVYAAGDVTGIFALASVAAMQGRIAMYHFLGDAVTPLNLKTVSSNVFTDPEIATVGYSQSDVDSGRIDARVVKLPLLRNPRAKMQGIRDGFVKIFCRPGTGIVVGGCVVAPRASELIHPISIAVDNNLTVEQIANAFTVYPSLSGSIAEVARQLHTRKQAGEA; this is encoded by the coding sequence GTGACCCGGATCGTGATCATCGGCGGCGGACCCGGCGGGTACGAGGCGGCATTGGTGGGCGCCCAGCTCGGCGCGGAGGTGACCGTCGTCGACTGCGACGGCCTCGGCGGCGCGTCGGTGCTCACCGACTGCGTGCCCTCGAAGACCCTGATCGCGACGGCAGAGGTGATGACCACCTTCGACTCCTCGTACGAGGAGCTCGGCATCATCGTCGCGGACGACACCCCGCACCTGGAGCAGGCCGCGCGGGTGGTCGGCGTCGACCTCGGCAAGGTCAACCGGCGGGTGAAGCGCCTGGCGCTCGCCCAGTCCCACGACATCACCGCCTCCGTCACCCGGGCCGGCGCGCGGGTGATGCGCGGCCGGGGCCGCCTGGAGGGCCTCCAGGCCGCCGACGGCTCGCGCAGCGTCGTCGTGACCGCCGCGGACGGCACGGAGGAGACGCTCACCGCCGACGCCGTGCTGATCGCGACGGGCGGCCACCCCCGGGAGATCCCGGACGCGCTCCCCGACGGCGAGCGGATCCTGAACTGGACCCAGGTCTACGACCTCGACGAGCTCCCCGAGGAGCTCATCGTGGTCGGCTCGGGTGTCACGGGCGCGGAGTTCGCCGGCGCCTACCAGGCCCTCGGCTCGCGCGTCACGCTCGTCTCCTCCCGCGACCGGGTGCTGCCGGGCGAGGACCCGGACGCGGCCGCCGTCCTGGAGGACGTGTTCCGGCGCCGGGGCATGAACGTGATGGCCCGCTCCCGCGCCCAGTCCGCCAAGCGCGTCGGCGACCGCGTCGAGGTCACCCTGGCCGACGGCCGGGTCATCTCCGGCTCGCACTGCCTGATGGCGGTCGGCGCGATCCCGAACAGCGCGGGCATGGGCCTGGAGGAGGCCGGGGTCCGGCTCAAGGACTCGGGCCACATCTGGACCGACAAGGTCTCCCGCACCAGCGCCCCGGGCGTCTACGCGGCCGGTGACGTCACCGGGATCTTCGCGCTCGCCTCGGTCGCCGCGATGCAGGGCCGGATCGCGATGTACCACTTCCTCGGTGACGCGGTCACCCCGCTGAACCTGAAGACGGTCTCCTCGAACGTCTTCACCGACCCGGAGATCGCCACGGTCGGCTACAGCCAGTCCGACGTCGACTCGGGCAGGATCGACGCCCGGGTCGTCAAGCTGCCGCTGCTGCGCAACCCGCGCGCCAAGATGCAGGGCATCCGGGACGGCTTCGTCAAAATATTCTGTCGCCCCGGCACCGGCATCGTGGTCGGCGGCTGTGTCGTCGCGCCCCGGGCGAGCGAGCTGATCCACCCCATCTCGATCGCGGTCGACAACAATCTGACGGTGGAACAGATCGCAAACGCCTTCACTGTGTATCCGTCCCTGTCGGGATCGATCGCGGAAGTGGCCCGCCAGTTGCACACCCGTAAGCAGGCGGGCGAGGCGTAA
- a CDS encoding gamma-glutamylcyclotransferase produces the protein MSLYAAYAGNLDARLMTRRAPHSPLRGTGWLNGWRLTFGGEQMGWEGALATVVEAPRSQVFVALYDLAPMDEDSMDRWEGVGLDIYRRMRVRVHTLDGEEPAWMYVLNGYEGGLPSARYLGEIADAADSAGAPHDYVMELRKRPC, from the coding sequence ATGTCGCTCTACGCCGCATACGCCGGCAACCTCGACGCGCGGCTGATGACGCGCCGCGCACCGCACTCGCCGCTGCGCGGAACCGGCTGGCTGAACGGCTGGCGGCTGACCTTCGGCGGGGAGCAGATGGGCTGGGAGGGCGCGCTGGCCACGGTGGTCGAGGCGCCGCGCTCGCAGGTCTTCGTCGCCCTGTACGACCTGGCCCCGATGGACGAGGACTCCATGGACCGCTGGGAGGGCGTCGGCCTGGACATCTACCGGCGGATGCGGGTGCGGGTGCACACCCTGGACGGCGAGGAGCCGGCCTGGATGTACGTGCTGAACGGCTACGAGGGCGGGCTGCCCTCCGCCCGCTACCTCGGCGAGATCGCGGACGCCGCCGACTCGGCGGGCGCCCCGCACGACTACGTGATGGAACTCCGCAAGCGCCCCTGCTGA
- a CDS encoding purine-nucleoside phosphorylase yields MNASVIPDHIQGDPRAAAADAAARLRELTGAETHDVALVMGSGWAPAGDALGIPEAEFPVTALPGFPAPAVQGHGGTIRSYLIGEKRALVFLGRTHFYEGRGVAAVAHGVRTAVAAGCGTVVLTNGCGGLREGMRPGQPVLISDHINLTAASPIIGANFVDLTDLYSPRLRALCKEVDETLEEGVYVQFPGPHYETPAEINMVRAMGGDLVGMSTVLEAIAAREAGAEVLGISLVTNLAAGLSGEPLNHAEVLQAGRDSATRMGSLLARLLDRI; encoded by the coding sequence GTGAACGCATCAGTTATTCCGGACCACATCCAGGGCGACCCGCGCGCCGCCGCCGCCGACGCCGCCGCCCGCCTGCGCGAGCTGACCGGTGCCGAGACCCACGACGTCGCACTCGTGATGGGCTCCGGCTGGGCACCCGCGGGCGATGCGCTCGGCATCCCGGAGGCCGAGTTCCCGGTGACCGCACTGCCGGGCTTTCCCGCCCCCGCCGTCCAGGGGCACGGCGGCACCATCCGCTCGTACCTGATCGGCGAGAAGCGCGCCCTGGTCTTCCTGGGCCGCACGCACTTCTACGAGGGCCGCGGCGTCGCCGCCGTGGCGCACGGGGTGCGCACCGCCGTCGCGGCGGGCTGCGGGACCGTCGTCCTGACGAACGGCTGCGGCGGGCTGCGCGAGGGCATGCGCCCCGGGCAGCCGGTCCTGATCAGCGACCACATCAACCTCACGGCGGCGTCGCCGATCATCGGCGCCAACTTCGTCGACCTGACCGACCTGTACTCGCCGCGGCTGCGCGCGCTGTGCAAGGAGGTCGACGAGACCCTCGAAGAGGGCGTGTACGTGCAGTTCCCCGGCCCGCACTACGAGACGCCGGCCGAGATCAACATGGTCCGTGCGATGGGCGGCGACCTGGTCGGCATGTCCACCGTCCTGGAGGCCATCGCGGCCCGGGAGGCCGGGGCCGAGGTCCTGGGCATCTCCCTGGTGACGAACCTGGCCGCCGGGCTCAGCGGGGAGCCGCTGAACCACGCGGAGGTACTCCAGGCGGGCCGCGACTCCGCGACCCGGATGGGCTCGCTGCTGGCGCGCCTGCTGGACCGCATCTGA
- a CDS encoding phospho-sugar mutase, which yields MTTQDLIARARTWLDEDPDPETREELAKLIETEDLDELAGRFAGTLQFGTAGLRGELGAGPMRMNRAVVIRAAAGLAAYLKDQGQAGGLVVIGYDARYKSTDFARDTAAVMTGAGLRAAVLPRPLPTPVLAYAIRHLGAVAGVEVTASHNPPRDNGYKVYLGDGSQIVPPADGEIAAAIAAVGPLDTVPRPDDGWETLGEEVLDAYLARTDAVLAAGSPRTARVVYTAMHGVGTSVLTAAFDRAGFPAPVLVAEQAEPDPAFPTVAFPNPEEPGAMDLAFATARRSDPDLVIANDPDADRCAVAVPDPAAEGGWRMLRGDEVGALLAAHLVGRGVTGVFAESIVSSSLLGRIAGKAGLGYEETLTGFKWIARVDGLRYGYEEALGYCVDPDGVRDKDGITAALLVAELASVLKERGRTLLDLLDDLAVEHGLHATDQLSVRVEDLSLIADAMRRLREQPPAALAGLAVTSAEDLSNGTELLPPTDGLRYRLEGARVIVRPSGTEPKLKCYLEVVVPVASADGLHTARARGTELLEGIKRDLAAAAGI from the coding sequence GTGACCACGCAGGACCTCATCGCGCGGGCCAGGACCTGGCTCGACGAGGACCCCGACCCCGAGACCCGCGAGGAGCTGGCCAAGCTCATCGAGACCGAGGACCTCGACGAGCTCGCCGGCCGCTTCGCCGGCACCCTCCAGTTCGGCACCGCGGGCCTGCGCGGTGAGCTGGGCGCCGGCCCGATGCGGATGAACCGCGCCGTCGTCATCCGCGCCGCCGCCGGGCTCGCCGCCTACCTGAAGGACCAGGGGCAGGCGGGCGGCCTCGTCGTCATCGGCTACGACGCCCGCTACAAGTCCACCGACTTCGCCCGCGACACCGCCGCTGTGATGACCGGCGCCGGACTGCGGGCTGCGGTGCTCCCCCGCCCGCTCCCCACCCCCGTACTCGCCTACGCCATAAGGCACCTGGGCGCCGTCGCGGGTGTGGAGGTGACCGCGAGCCACAATCCGCCCCGCGACAACGGCTACAAGGTCTACCTCGGCGACGGCTCACAGATCGTCCCCCCGGCGGACGGGGAGATCGCCGCCGCGATCGCTGCCGTCGGCCCGCTGGACACCGTGCCCCGCCCCGACGACGGCTGGGAGACCCTGGGCGAGGAGGTGCTGGATGCCTATCTGGCGCGTACGGACGCGGTCCTGGCCGCAGGCTCGCCCCGTACCGCCCGCGTCGTCTACACGGCCATGCACGGCGTCGGCACCTCGGTGCTCACCGCGGCCTTCGACCGGGCGGGCTTCCCCGCCCCGGTCCTCGTCGCCGAACAGGCGGAGCCGGACCCCGCGTTCCCCACCGTCGCCTTCCCCAACCCGGAAGAGCCCGGCGCGATGGATCTCGCCTTCGCCACCGCGCGCCGCTCGGACCCCGACCTGGTGATCGCCAACGACCCGGACGCCGACCGCTGCGCCGTCGCCGTCCCGGACCCGGCGGCCGAGGGCGGCTGGCGGATGCTGCGCGGCGACGAGGTCGGCGCGCTGCTCGCCGCGCACCTCGTCGGACGCGGTGTCACCGGTGTCTTCGCCGAGTCGATCGTCTCCTCGTCCCTGCTCGGCCGGATCGCCGGGAAGGCGGGCCTCGGCTACGAGGAGACGCTGACCGGCTTCAAGTGGATCGCCCGGGTGGACGGTCTGCGCTACGGCTACGAGGAGGCGCTCGGCTACTGCGTCGACCCGGACGGGGTCCGCGACAAGGACGGCATCACCGCCGCGCTGCTCGTCGCCGAACTCGCCTCCGTACTCAAGGAGCGGGGCCGCACCCTGCTCGACCTGCTGGACGACCTCGCGGTCGAGCACGGGCTGCACGCGACGGACCAGCTGTCGGTGCGGGTCGAGGACCTGTCCCTCATCGCGGACGCCATGCGCCGGCTGCGCGAGCAGCCGCCGGCCGCACTCGCGGGCCTCGCCGTCACCTCGGCCGAGGACCTGTCGAACGGCACCGAACTGCTGCCGCCCACCGACGGGCTCCGCTACCGGCTGGAGGGCGCCCGGGTGATCGTCCGCCCGAGCGGCACCGAGCCCAAGCTCAAGTGCTACCTGGAGGTCGTGGTGCCGGTCGCCTCGGCCGACGGGCTGCACACGGCCCGCGCACGGGGCACGGAACTGCTCGAAGGCATCAAGCGGGACCTGGCGGCCGCCGCCGGGATCTGA
- a CDS encoding aminopeptidase P family protein, with the protein MAKGRKNRLYTGISEELSALMRTGWADTERHDLQLGEQAPHAAVRRAALSARFPGERLVIPSGNLKVRSNDDGYAFRPYTGYAHMAGDLARDGALVLEPRADGGHDAYCFQLPRDSRDNDEFWTGPTAELWMGRRRSLAESERVLGLPCRDVRTAADTLAAATGAPTRIVRGIDPSLEDAVTTDEERDAELEEALSDLRLVKDAWEITELRKAVDSTVRGFTDVIGELSRAVASSERWIEGTFFRRARLEGNAVGYGSICAAGEHATIMHWTDNDGPVRPGDLLLLDAGVETHTLYTADVTRTLPINGTFTPLQRKVYDAVYEAQEAGMAAVKPGAAYRDFHEASQRHLAARLVEWGFIEGPAERAYELGLQRRFTMAGTGHMLGLDVHDCAHARNEAYVDGVLEPGMVLTVEPGLYFQPDDLTVPEEWRGIGVRIEDDLVVTEDGHENLSGGLPRSAGDVEAWMARFAG; encoded by the coding sequence GTGGCGAAAGGCCGGAAGAACCGTCTCTACACAGGGATCTCCGAGGAACTGTCCGCCCTGATGCGGACGGGCTGGGCGGACACCGAGCGGCACGACCTCCAGCTCGGCGAGCAGGCCCCGCACGCCGCCGTCCGCCGCGCCGCGCTCTCCGCGCGCTTCCCGGGCGAGCGCCTCGTGATCCCCTCGGGGAACCTCAAGGTCCGCTCCAACGACGACGGCTACGCGTTCCGGCCCTACACCGGCTACGCGCACATGGCCGGCGACCTGGCCCGGGACGGCGCCCTCGTCCTCGAACCCCGCGCGGACGGCGGCCACGACGCCTACTGCTTCCAGCTGCCCCGCGACAGCCGGGACAACGACGAGTTCTGGACCGGTCCCACGGCGGAGCTGTGGATGGGCCGGCGCCGCTCGCTCGCGGAGTCGGAGCGGGTACTGGGCCTGCCCTGCCGCGACGTCCGCACGGCCGCCGACACCCTGGCCGCGGCCACCGGCGCGCCGACCCGGATCGTCCGGGGCATCGACCCGTCCCTGGAAGACGCCGTCACCACCGACGAGGAGCGCGACGCCGAACTGGAGGAGGCGCTCAGCGACCTCCGCCTCGTCAAGGACGCCTGGGAGATCACCGAGCTCCGCAAGGCCGTCGACTCCACCGTGCGCGGATTCACCGACGTCATCGGTGAGCTCTCCCGCGCCGTCGCCTCGTCCGAGCGGTGGATCGAGGGCACCTTCTTCCGCCGCGCCCGCCTGGAGGGCAACGCCGTCGGCTACGGCTCGATCTGCGCGGCCGGCGAGCACGCCACGATCATGCACTGGACCGACAACGACGGCCCCGTACGCCCCGGCGACCTGCTCCTGCTCGACGCGGGCGTGGAGACCCACACCCTCTACACCGCCGACGTCACGCGCACGCTCCCGATCAACGGCACCTTCACCCCCCTGCAGCGCAAGGTGTACGACGCGGTGTACGAGGCCCAGGAGGCGGGCATGGCCGCCGTGAAGCCGGGGGCCGCCTACCGGGACTTCCACGAGGCGTCCCAGCGCCACCTCGCGGCCCGGCTGGTCGAGTGGGGCTTCATCGAGGGCCCGGCCGAGCGCGCGTACGAACTCGGCCTCCAGCGCCGCTTCACCATGGCGGGCACCGGGCACATGCTCGGCCTGGACGTCCACGACTGCGCGCACGCCCGGAACGAGGCGTACGTCGACGGCGTGCTGGAGCCGGGCATGGTGCTCACCGTCGAGCCCGGCCTGTACTTCCAGCCGGACGACCTCACCGTCCCCGAGGAGTGGCGCGGCATCGGCGTCCGGATCGAGGACGACCTGGTCGTCACCGAGGACGGCCACGAGAACCTGTCCGGCGGCCTGCCGAGGTCGGCCGGCGACGTCGAGGCGTGGATGGCCCGCTTCGCCGGCTGA
- a CDS encoding LuxR family transcriptional regulator, whose translation MTNEKLGAALRLLGLGHPAAEVYLALLGLAPAPLAAVGEAAGLAGPELDAAYGALVDAGLASAAGEDGDVVAPVPPAAGLEILARRRASEVEASRIAVGGAFDSFRRQRLAAYNDHLVEVVTGDAVGPRIRRAWASAREQIRQFESPPYFPLPAATDDALATLARGVTQRVVYSRESLEHPGHLKDVIEPCVNAGEQARVLPSVPVKLVIIDDAYALVSLSIKEADVHNTMLVVQPCGLLSALIALFEQSWRNALPFHGSTARPGGLPPADRRLLWLLAGGASDEAVTRELGISRRTLFRRIQVLMARLGAANRFQLALQAQRNGWL comes from the coding sequence ATGACGAACGAGAAGCTCGGTGCGGCTCTGCGGCTCCTCGGGCTCGGTCACCCGGCGGCCGAGGTCTATCTCGCGCTCCTGGGCCTGGCCCCCGCGCCCCTGGCCGCCGTCGGCGAGGCGGCCGGCCTGGCGGGCCCGGAGCTCGACGCGGCGTACGGCGCGCTGGTCGACGCCGGTCTGGCCAGCGCCGCCGGGGAGGACGGGGACGTGGTGGCCCCGGTGCCGCCGGCCGCGGGCCTGGAGATCCTCGCCCGGCGCCGGGCGAGCGAGGTCGAGGCGTCGCGCATCGCCGTCGGGGGCGCGTTCGACTCGTTCCGGCGTCAGCGGCTGGCGGCGTACAACGACCACCTCGTCGAGGTCGTCACCGGCGACGCCGTCGGCCCCAGGATCCGCCGGGCCTGGGCGAGCGCCCGCGAGCAGATCCGCCAGTTCGAGTCACCGCCGTACTTCCCGCTGCCCGCCGCCACGGACGACGCGCTGGCCACCCTGGCGCGCGGTGTCACACAGCGCGTCGTGTACTCGCGGGAGTCACTGGAGCACCCGGGCCATCTGAAGGACGTCATCGAACCGTGCGTCAACGCCGGTGAACAGGCCAGGGTGCTGCCGTCCGTGCCGGTCAAGCTCGTGATCATCGACGACGCGTACGCGCTCGTGTCGCTGTCGATCAAGGAGGCCGATGTGCACAACACCATGCTGGTCGTGCAGCCGTGCGGACTGCTCTCCGCGCTCATCGCCCTGTTCGAGCAGTCCTGGCGCAACGCCCTCCCCTTCCACGGCTCCACCGCCCGCCCCGGCGGCCTCCCGCCCGCCGACCGCCGCCTCCTGTGGCTCCTGGCGGGCGGCGCGAGCGATGAGGCCGTCACCCGCGAACTGGGCATCAGCCGCCGCACGCTGTTCCGCCGCATCCAGGTCCTGATGGCCCGCCTGGGCGCCGCCAACCGCTTCCAGCTGGCCCTGCAGGCCCAGCGCAACGGCTGGCTGTGA
- a CDS encoding PIN domain-containing protein, protein MRDLLIRIGAAGLVQAKWSERILDEVFDNLAKNRPDLRTEKLDRTRVLMKRAVRDWLVVDFERLEPVCEVPDPDDRHVLAAAVRAGAQLIVTRNLKDFPAEALAPWGIDAIHPDDFVRAQLDLDRGRVFACIQQIADSWRNPPGVPGDVLERLERDGLVKSAAELRAGI, encoded by the coding sequence TTGCGTGATCTCCTGATTCGGATAGGTGCGGCGGGACTCGTGCAGGCCAAGTGGAGTGAGCGGATCCTTGACGAGGTCTTCGACAACCTCGCCAAGAACCGCCCGGACCTTCGGACGGAGAAGTTGGACCGCACGCGTGTCCTCATGAAGCGTGCTGTTCGGGACTGGCTGGTGGTGGATTTCGAGAGACTGGAGCCGGTGTGTGAGGTTCCGGACCCCGACGATCGTCATGTCCTCGCGGCAGCTGTCAGGGCCGGTGCTCAGCTGATCGTCACGCGGAATCTCAAGGATTTTCCGGCGGAGGCGCTGGCGCCGTGGGGCATTGACGCGATTCATCCGGACGATTTCGTGCGGGCACAGTTGGACCTCGACCGTGGCCGGGTTTTCGCGTGTATCCAGCAGATCGCGGACAGCTGGCGCAATCCCCCTGGAGTGCCTGGCGATGTCCTGGAGCGTCTGGAACGCGACGGGCTGGTGAAGTCGGCCGCCGAATTGCGAGCAGGTATTTAG
- a CDS encoding helix-turn-helix domain-containing protein produces the protein MLIEADTVEIPREAFEMFATILGHMAAGRAVSIVPDHAELTTQQAADMLNVSRPFLIGLLEAGEIEFRKVGTHRRIKAHSLAAYQRADDRRRRQAADELTALNQDMGLI, from the coding sequence GTGCTCATCGAGGCCGACACGGTGGAGATCCCGCGCGAGGCGTTCGAGATGTTCGCCACGATCCTCGGGCACATGGCGGCTGGGCGGGCAGTGTCGATCGTGCCCGATCACGCCGAACTGACCACGCAGCAGGCGGCGGACATGCTCAATGTGTCGCGCCCTTTCCTGATCGGTCTCCTGGAAGCGGGAGAGATCGAGTTCCGTAAGGTCGGGACGCACCGGAGGATCAAGGCCCACTCCCTCGCGGCGTATCAGCGCGCCGATGACCGTCGGCGCAGGCAGGCCGCCGACGAACTGACGGCGCTCAACCAGGACATGGGACTGATCTGA
- a CDS encoding PH domain-containing protein, whose product MTSPTPPAEPTYADRTFRSPAGLVGGALLLLLILWIGLDAAIRGEGRVPWLALAGLLTVVPLVIAFTVRPVVFANDRRIRIRNPFRTITLPWTDVANVRAGYSSELFTQAGTKYQLWAVPVSLRRRKKAARLQSRQATDDPYGRTSVTADVRATKALTAGADQTVVDLRELAERAGDKPVAGDVVASVRWAYEVIAPAAVGAVLLVVLGATG is encoded by the coding sequence ATGACGAGCCCCACGCCACCCGCCGAGCCCACTTACGCCGACCGGACCTTCCGGTCGCCCGCCGGGCTGGTCGGGGGCGCCCTGCTGCTCCTGCTCATCCTCTGGATCGGCCTGGACGCCGCGATCCGGGGCGAGGGCCGGGTGCCGTGGCTGGCACTGGCCGGGCTGCTGACCGTGGTCCCCCTGGTGATCGCCTTCACCGTGCGCCCGGTGGTGTTCGCCAACGACCGGCGCATCCGGATCCGCAACCCGTTCCGCACGATCACGCTGCCGTGGACCGACGTGGCGAACGTGCGCGCGGGCTACTCCAGCGAGCTGTTCACGCAGGCCGGCACGAAGTACCAGCTCTGGGCGGTCCCGGTCTCCCTGCGCCGGCGCAAGAAGGCCGCCCGCCTCCAGTCCCGCCAGGCGACGGACGACCCGTACGGCCGGACATCGGTGACCGCCGACGTCCGCGCCACCAAGGCACTGACCGCGGGCGCCGACCAGACCGTGGTGGACCTGCGCGAACTGGCCGAACGCGCGGGCGACAAGCCCGTGGCGGGCGACGTCGTCGCCTCGGTGCGCTGGGCGTACGAGGTCATCGCACCGGCAGCCGTGGGCGCGGTGCTCCTGGTGGTGCTGGGCGCGACGGGCTGA